Genomic window (Hydrogenimonas cancrithermarum):
GAAAAAAGTTGAAAACCCGAAAAAGCGACTGGCAAGAACACGAAAACGGCATTCTCTTCAGCAAAACGCTCCGCTACCCCCAAAGTGGCCTCAGGCCGGGACTCAATGTCATCGAATGCTCCGTCACCAATACCATCCCTTCGGCTTTGAGAAGAGGGCCGAGACACATGCCCCACTCCGGAAAAAGGACTGGCGACAACAGGCGTTCAACCACTTTCTTTTTGGACCCCTTGGCCACCCTGCCGAACGCCTTGCAGGTCGACCGGACCCTTTCACAGTTCGAAGTCCCCGGCAAGAACGATCATCTCTACACCAAAGAGGAGTACGTCACTTTCGTCAACCGTGGCGACAAACCCCTGAACATCGGTGGATGGACCTTGTCGGATGCCAAAGAGCATATTTTCGTCTTTCCGGAAGGTACGGTGGTCGAACCGGGGGCGACGGTGAGAGTCGTCACGGGAAAAGGCACCGACACCGCCACAGAGTTTTACATAGGCCGGCGTGCGGCCATCTGGAACAATCGTGGCGATACGGTTTTGCTCGTGAACAGGGAAGGGGTGTTGCACTCCAGTTTCATCTACTGAGTGCCACACAGCGCACTTGCCGGCGGCCCGGCAATCGGAGGGTCGCCCCAGACGACAGACGAAGTTGACACTGCTGCCGGTCCGGTATCCACCGTTTTGCATTCCGGTTATCCGGTTAGAAGCTGTAGACGATGCCTGCCGTTGTCGTCGTATCGGTTTTTTTCTTTCCGACAGGCGGGACGTTGTCGTATTTGAGCTCGAACCCGAGGCGGAACGACAGCTTATCGACGATCAGCATCTTCAATCCGAGATCGATGACGGTTTCGACATCCTTGACCCGTTTCAAATTGTCGAGAACATCCCATGTGGCCGTAAACTGATTCTCTTTGGGGCGGGCACGCAACTGGTTCTCCATACCGCGACACGCTTCCTCCATCCACTCCTCGATCTGCGCCGGTGTCAAATCGTACTTACGCGACACTTCCGCCACTGTCGTTTTACCCTGGAATATATCCATCACGAGTTCCGCCTTCTTCTTGGCGGTCATCCGTTTAATTTCTGGTTGTGACTCTCCCATTTTCTCTCTCCTGTCTCATGTATTATACATTGTGCAGGTGGTCTGGGGGGGGTCACTAAACATATTACAATGTCGTACTCAGTAAAACCTACAAAACGGAACTCGATCCCAGGATCGGTTTTCTACATGAGCCCAACTACAGAGCGCTGAGCCAGCATCTGGATATCGTCGAAATTTTCAAACCCGTCTTAGGAGACAACCTGATTTTCACCCTTCTCAATCGTGAGCAGATCACCGCCAAATCTTTCAAAACGGATGCCGGACTAATCCGCTTTACCAACGAAGCGATCAAAACCATCGAAACAGCCATGATCGGGAAACTGACCGAACAGATCAAAATCGGCACCCAACGTTTGACTTGGCGCCAGGTGATACGAAGAGAAGTCAACCATGTTAAACGTTGTATATGCGAATTCGATGCATATCAACCTTTCATTTACGAAAAATATCGATAAAGTGTTTTTTAAGAATAATTCATACCCTTGAAATCGGGTTCCGTAAACACTTTTTTAAAAATTAAGCATTGTTTCAG
Coding sequences:
- a CDS encoding DUF481 domain-containing protein encodes the protein MGESQPEIKRMTAKKKAELVMDIFQGKTTVAEVSRKYDLTPAQIEEWMEEACRGMENQLRARPKENQFTATWDVLDNLKRVKDVETVIDLGLKMLIVDKLSFRLGFELKYDNVPPVGKKKTDTTTTAGIVYSF